A window of Sphingorhabdus lacus contains these coding sequences:
- a CDS encoding glutathione S-transferase yields MTTPPLLYSFRRCPYAMRARMAIAVSGVTVEIREVVLRDKPPEMLEVSPKATVPVLVHGQSVLEESVDIMGWALRQNDPLKWLQHVDEDLIAANDGPFKQHLDRYKYPSRYDLADGTEHRDAALPHLRILNDKVAASGYLGTGQAGFTDIALFPFVRQFAATDPNWFEALPLKPLHHWLDNLVTSSLFDAIMKRYPQWRAGDEPTYFP; encoded by the coding sequence GTGACCACCCCTCCCCTTCTCTATAGTTTTCGTCGCTGCCCCTATGCAATGCGGGCGCGTATGGCCATCGCCGTCAGCGGGGTAACCGTTGAAATCCGGGAGGTTGTGCTACGCGATAAACCTCCAGAGATGCTCGAAGTCTCGCCAAAGGCTACCGTACCCGTTTTAGTTCATGGTCAGAGCGTTTTGGAAGAGAGCGTCGACATCATGGGCTGGGCACTGCGGCAAAATGATCCGCTAAAGTGGCTTCAACATGTTGATGAAGACCTGATCGCCGCGAATGATGGTCCGTTCAAACAGCATTTGGACCGATACAAATATCCGAGCCGTTACGATTTGGCGGATGGAACGGAACACCGCGACGCGGCATTGCCCCATTTAAGAATATTGAACGATAAGGTTGCCGCCAGCGGCTACCTTGGGACTGGCCAAGCGGGCTTTACCGATATCGCCCTTTTTCCGTTTGTCCGCCAGTTTGCCGCGACCGATCCAAACTGGTTCGAAGCCTTGCCCTTGAAGCCACTGCATCATTGGCTCGACAATCTCGTCACATCTTCGTTGTTCGACGCCATTATGAAGCGATATCCGCAATGGCGTGCGGGCGATGAGCCGACATATTTTCCCTGA